A portion of the Anoplopoma fimbria isolate UVic2021 breed Golden Eagle Sablefish chromosome 15, Afim_UVic_2022, whole genome shotgun sequence genome contains these proteins:
- the LOC129103843 gene encoding kelch repeat and BTB domain-containing protein 11: MNEVRRQGGGAVTVEADVILHAVSPDLVTPSDNDGNVCPGYVQGFLQDDKDFSPPPVFEKEYLLDGGLMENNHISRADQYHRSNDNGGPQQNCTSSEIHNGARAKVSFCTDFAVCPSSQAKQESDWSAIKSNLERTDSSQEAGNTPSQKEPDLVIEVGGQKINAHKSVLAEKSDYFKARLSRDILKVKGMSYKTLSTLIDYVYTSQMNVSKANVVEVITGAKILQIPCAVQAAMDSMSEQITVENCYEILTIAKKQRLSELKETAYGFMSDNFLQILKDPAVYGRLNGSERDLVLKKRMEGRQTLMVAEINDVFDRVGSRPPSRCGSRPQSPLSVGSLEENHMIYYFNETANDWRPLTAMPEDINTKGCGICTMFNYLFVAGGIKGYGDKGKVSDKVFCYNPITSRWAEVRPLTQARAQLKLVSMDGYLYAIGGECLFTVEKYDPRMDRWTAVAPLPKGAFAVAHEATTCSGELYVSGGSLFYRLLKLDAKRDEWQECPYNNSRKKSTDMVAFKSFIYRFDVNREQGITVFKYNSIVKMWHDCASQRLGSHLPFRCAVIGNCIYCVNKSQTLQFVVEEENAYFVEEALRAPLEAKGVLFPFVLTLPEKPEKVT, from the coding sequence ATGAATGAGGTTCGCAGGCAGGGAGGAGGGGCCGTCACTGTGGAGGCTGATGTCATCCTCCACGCCGTGAGCCCTGACCTCGTCACACCCTCCGACAATGATGGAAATGTATGTCCAGGTTACGTCCAAGGATTCCTGCAGGACGACAAGGATTTCAGccctcctccagtgtttgagaAGGAATACCTGCTggatggaggactgatggagaATAACCACATCTCTAGAGCGGATCAGTATCACCGCTCCAACGATAATGGAGGTCCACAACAAAACTGTACAAGCAGTGAAATCCACAACGGCGCCAGAGCTAAAGTGTCCTTCTGCACAGATTTCGCCGTATGCCCGTCTAGCCAAGCCAAGCAGGAGAGCGATTGGTCGGCCATAAAATCCAACCTGGAGCGCACGGACAGCAGCCAGGAAGCTGGAAATACACCGTCTCAAAAAGAGCCCGATTTAGTCATCGAAGTTGGCGGGCAGAAGATCAACGCCCACAAGTCCGTCCTGGCAGAAAAGAGTGACTACTTTAAAGCACGGCTGTCTCGGGACATCTTGAAAGTGAAGGGAATGAGTTACAAGACTTTGTCTACATTGATCGACTATGTTTACACTTCTCAGATGAATGTTTCCAAGGCCAATGTCGTGGAAGTCATCACTGGGGCCAAAATCCTCCAGATCCCCTGTGCCGTCCAGGCGGCCATGGACTCCATGTCCGAGCAAATCACCGTGGAGAACTGCTACGAGATCCTGACCATCGCCAAAAAGCAGCGTCTTAGCGAACTGAAGGAGACCGCCTACGGCTTCATGAGCGACAACTTCCTCCAGATCCTCAAAGACCCCGCCGTGTACGGGCGCCTGAACGGATCTGAGCGGGATCTGGTCCTGAAGAAGAGAATGGAGGGGAGGCAGACTCTGATGGTGGCGGAGATAAACGACGTGTTCGATCGCGTCGGGAGTCGGCCGCCGAGCCGCTGCGGCAGCCGACCACAGAGCCCATTGTCGGTTGGGTCTTTGGAGGAGAATCACATGATTTACTACTTTAACGAAACTGCAAATGACTGGAGGCCTTTAACGGCGATGCCCGAGGACATAAACACTAAAGGGTGCGGGATCTGCACCATGTTCAACTACCTGTTTGTGGCGGGGGGGATAAAGGGATACGGGGACAAGGGCAAGGTTTCAGACAAGGTCTTCTGTTACAACCCCATCACCAGCCGCTGGGCTGAGGTCAGACCTCTGACCCAGGCCCGTGCCCAGCTAAAGCTCGTGTCTATGGACGGCTACTTGTACGCCATTGGAGGggaatgtttgtttacagtggAAAAATATGACCCTCGCATGGACCGCTGGACCGCGGTGGCCCCCTTGCCCAAGGGAGCCTTCGCAGTGGCTCACGAGGCCACAACCTGCAGCGGAGAGCTTTACGTTTCAGGGGGCTCGCTCTTCTACCGCCTCCTGAAGCTCGACGCCAAGCGGGACGAGTGGCAGGAGTGCCCCTACAACAACAGCAGGAAGAAGTCCACCGACATGGTGGCTTTCAAGAGCTTCATCTACCGCTTTGACGTCAACCGCGAGCAGGGGATCACCGTGTTTAAGTACAACAGCATAGTGAAAATGTGGCACGACTGCGCATCGCAGAGGCTCGGAAGCCATTTACCCTTCAGGTGTGCCGTGATCGGGAACTGCATCTACTGTGTGAACAAAAGCCAGACTCTTCAGTtcgtggtggaggaggagaacgcCTACTTTGTTGAGGAGGCGCTGAGGGCGCCTCTGGAGGCAAAGGgtgttctttttccttttgttctcaCTTTGCCTGAAAAGCCTGAGAAAGTGACatag